Proteins from a genomic interval of Ptychodera flava strain L36383 chromosome 7, AS_Pfla_20210202, whole genome shotgun sequence:
- the LOC139136521 gene encoding uncharacterized protein encodes MIIKTMQAESFPEEYSALVGKKELPKKSKLLRLRPRLDEDGLMRCDGRLRYADYLPYDVRYPVILPRRNWVTKLIVKHYHEYGKHVAGTNHTLSALSTRFWIIAGREEIRQWEKECAECRRQKAKSASQVMAPLPNIRLKMPLRAFADVAVDYAGPFITIQGRGKQRTKRYLCLFTCMATRAVHLEVAYGLDTDSFLNAFYRMVNRRGLPKQVLSDNGSNFVAADKELRELVKQLDKDQLKGSTANQGIKWHFNPPLAAHFGGVHESMIKAAKRAIYAILKNADITDEELLTAVTGAEALINSRPITYQSANPDDVTPLTPNHFLHGQIGGEFAPASVDTTDYSPRKRWRRVQELMRHFWKRWLREWLLTLNIRKKWFTPQRDLQVDDIVLVISPDTQRGHWPLGRVTEVHPGRDGHVRVVTVKVGKSKFLRPVTKVCPLEF; translated from the coding sequence ATGATAATCAAGACCATGCAGGCTGAATCATTTCCCGAGGAGTATTCAGCACTTGTTGGTAAAAAGGAATTGCCAAAGAAGAGCAAGTTGCTAAGATTACGACCAAGACTTGATGAAGATGGTTTAATGAGATGTGATGGGCGGCTAAGATATGCAGATTACCTACCATATGATGTCCGCTATCCAGTCATTCTACCACGGAGGAACTGGGTCACCAAACTAATAGTCAAACACTATCATGAGTATGGAAAACATGTAGCTGGGACAAATCACACTCTATCTGCTTTGTCAACAAGATTTTGGATCATAGCAGGACGAGAGGAAATCCGCCAGTGGGAGAAAGAGTGTGCCGAATGCAGACGACAAAAAGCGAAATCTGCAAGTCAGGTGATGGCTCCACTGCCTAACATTCGACTGAAGATGCCACTGCGTGCATTTGCAGATGTAGCAGTTGATTATGCAGGCCCATTCATCACCATCCAAGGCAGAGGTAAACAAAGAACAAAGCGCTACTTGTGTCTGTTCACTTGCATGGCCACCAGAGCTGTTCATCTGGAAGTTGCATATGGGCTTGACACAGACTCATTCTTGAATGCTTTTTACAGAATGGTCAACCGTCGAGGTCTTCCAAAGCAAGTTCTTTCCGACAATGGTAGCAATTTCGTAGCAGCTGACAAGGAACTCAGAGAATTGGTCAAACAACTGGACAAGGATCAACTCAAGGGGTCAACTGCAAATCAAGGAATAAAGTGGCATTTTAACCCTCCCTTAGCTGCTCACTTTGGTGGAGTTCATGAATCTATGATCAAGGCAGCTAAAAGAGCGATCTACGCCATACTGAAAAATGCTGATATAACGGACGAGGAACTTTTAACGGCTGTGACAGGAGCAGAAGCACTTATCAATTCACGGCCTATCACCTACCAGTCTGCAAATCCAGATGATGTAACTCCTCTGACACCAAACCATTTTCTTCATGGACAAATTGGTGGAGAATTTGCCCCAGCGTCTGTCGACACCACTGACTATAGTCCCAGAAAAAGGTGGAGGAGAGTTCAAGAATTAATGCGACACTTTTGGAAACGTTGGCTGCGAGAATGGCTACTCACTTTAAATATCCGGAAAAAATGGTTCACACCACAGAGAGACCTACAAGTAGATGACATTGTCCTGGTGATTTCTCCAGATACACAGCGTGGACATTGGCCCTTGGGAAGAGTCACCGAAGTACACCCTGGTCGTGACGGACATGTGCGTGTGGTTACAGTGAAAGTTGGAAAGAGTAAATTTCTGCGCCCTGTAACAAAAGTGTGCCCTCTcgaattttga
- the LOC139136522 gene encoding uncharacterized protein, with protein MKTLGVWWLAGEDVFTFKVNPPAENYTITKRSFLSRISTLFDPIGFLSPFTIRAKVLLQEIWAAGLEWDDDLDIDLMIKAQRWFAELIDLGKIRVPRCLQLPQEVVSVNLHTFVDASQDAYGAVTYARSTYATNLVSCRMVAAKSRVAPLTSTSISRLELMGAIVGLRLKETISEVLGIMLNQVVFWSDSMNVLWWIRNQSRKFKPFVANRVGEIQTSTNPEQWRYVPTKENPADLVTIGVTAVD; from the coding sequence ATGAAGACACTAGGAGTGTGGTGGTTAGCTGGGGAAGATGTCTTCACATTTAAAGTGAACCCTCCAGCGGAAAACTACACAATCACAAAACGTAGTTTCCTAAGCAGAATTTCCACTCTCTTCGACCCAATTGGATTCTTATCGCCATTTACGATCCGAGCTAAAGTACTCCTACAAGAGATCTGGGCTGCCGGACTAGAATGGGATGATGACCTTGACATTGACTTAATGATCAAAGCCCAGAGATGGTTTGCTGAATTAATTGACTTGGGGAAGATCAGAGTTCCGAGATGCCTACAATTGCCACAAGAAGTTGTGTCAGTAAATCTACACACATTTGTTGATGCCTCCCAAGATGCATATGGTGCAGTAACTTATGCGAGATCTACATATGCAACTAATCTGGTTTCCTGTCGTATGGTAGCAGCAAAATCTCGAGTAGCACCACTCACAAGTACAAGTATTTCTCGCCTGGAATTAATGGGTGCCATTGTGGGACTACGATTGAAAGAGACCATTTCAGAAGTGCTTGGAATAATGCTGAATCAAGTAGTATTCTGGTCAGACAGTATGAATGTTCTGTGGTGGATAAGGAACCAAAGCCGGAAGTTCAAGCCCTTTGTAGCAAACAGAGTTGGTGAAATCCAAACCTCTACTAATCCAGAACAGTGGAGATATGTACCCACAAAAGAAAACCCTGCAGATTTAGTTACTATAGGGGTGACTGCTGTCGATTAG
- the LOC139136523 gene encoding uncharacterized protein, translated as MELGLRQQASPQSQIDPCSAPDVHAITTPDTIPQEGTVEDTRSGQDILTTSNANTNQVSNSVAIDQDLWKQLKRVSIPTFSGDKRRYENWKAAFNACIDQSPATPEYKLLQLRQYLSREALKVIENLGHSAIAYEAAKERLERKYGGKRRQIALYLEELDNFKPIRTGYSRDIERFADLLDIAVVNLKESGRNDELGNGSLYTKLQKKMTESMLTQYHRWIFEKNKVESVETLRDWIIQEAEFQTIASETVQGLTSTNTKIDRRARSTNPRTYFGRSENRKPVLSGSYRSCKVCDGKHGVWSCDQFKKMGVSQRWDAAKQFKLCYCCLGDDHRGQHCTRTRICGTYGCQDTPNRLLHRRWNPGNQKSINKGIASQSQPKVHDNNSDIADSVRDLSACSTEGEQRGDAVKSHTATTMISDSSDLEHITLRTVPVVLKHGNRKLKVNALLDDASTGTYINADVADELGLQGDPRNISVNVLNGQMKTFKSTTVEVGLESIDGRVNTKISALTTNRVTDLHYSYRDVRGQTGEPIARLTPLGWTCIGNPNGNQGRTIQTNFVRTYFTHGESTLKDINVTLRKFLEVENLPSLTETRTMSIDDQAALRMAERSLKLENGRYQVGIPWKENAPELLDNYDMALHRLRNTEQRLKKNQQIAAAYSENLRQYVDKGYIRKIDPTEEKPKKIWYLPHIPVLRPDKATTKTRIVFDASARHYGISLNDVIYQGPKLQHDLFEVLLRFRRNPVALVSDIAEMYLRIEIPPDDRPCHRFLWRDLEEDKAPDEYEFTRVVFGVNCSQFLAQFVTQTHAKAHTGELPMAAETVLKSTYMDDSMDSVKTVSDGMENYLNCGLWQGCMPENGCRTRCFGEDTDQGQSMRS; from the exons ATGGAACTTGGACTGAGACAACAAGCATCGCCACAATCACAGATTGATCCTTGCAGTGCACCTGATGTCCATGCAATTACCACGCCAGACACTATACCACAAGAGGGGACAGTTGAAGACACAAGGTCGGGGCAAGATATATTAACCACTTCGAATGCCAATACAAATCAAGTATCAAACTCTGTCGCCATTGACCAAGATTTGTGGAAACAGTTGAAAAGAGTCTCCATTCCAACATTCTCGGGTGACAAGAGACGTTACGAAAATTGGAAAGCAGCCTTTAATGCATGCATAGACCAGTCCCCTGCAACTCCAGAATATAAACTTCTTCAGCTGCGTCAATACTTGTCCAGAGAAGCTCTCAAAGTAATTGAAAATTTAGGTCATTCAGCAATTGCCTATGAAGCAGCTAAAGAGAGACTTGAACGGAAATATGGTGGAAAGCGTCGTCAAATAGCGCTGTACTTAGAGGAACTTGACAATTTCAAACCTATCAGAACTGGATATAGCAGAGATATTGAACGTTTTGCGGACTTGCTGGATATTGCTGTAGTCAACCTCAAGGAATCTGGACGAAATGACGAACTGGGAAATGGCTCCCTGTATACAAAGCTACAAAAGAAAATGACTGAATCGATGCTGACACAGTATCATCGCTGGATCTTTGAGAAAAACAAGGTGGAATCAGTTGAAACACTCAGAGATTGGATCATACAGGAAGCAGAATTCCAAACTATTGCAAGTGAAACTGTTCAAGGACTTACAAGCACAAATACGAAAATAGATAGAAGGGCCAGGTCAACCAATCCACGAACATATTTTGGACGTTCTGAAAACCGGAAACCTGTTCTGAGTGGTAGCTATCGTTCCTGCAAAGTATGTGATGGTAAGCATGGAGTATGGAGTTGTGATCAGTTCAAGAAAATGGGCGTATCCCAAAGATGGGATGCTGCAAAACAATTCAAGTTATGTTATTGCTGTCTTGGAGATGATCACCGAGGTCAACATTGCACCAGAACGAGGATATGTGGAACTTATGGTTGCCAAGACACTCCTAACAGGCTGCTACACAGAAGGTGGAATCCAGGTAATCAAAAGTCAATAAACAAGGGCATTGCTTCACAATCACAGCCCAAAGTGCATGACAATAACAGTGACATTGCTGATAGTGTCAGAGATCTATCTGCATGTTCCACTGAGGGGGAGCAACGAGGTGATGCAGTGAAATCGCACACAGCCACGACAATGATTTCAGATTCGTCCGATTTAGAACACATCACCTTGCGGACTGTACCAGTAGTATTGAAACATGGAAATCGTAAACTCAAGGTGAATGCTTTGCTTGATGATGCTAGCACAGGAACATACATTAATGCTGATGTTGCTGACGAGTTGGGATTACAAGGAGACCCTCGCAATATATCTGTCAATGTTCTCAAtggacaaatgaaaacattcAAGTCAACTACTGTAGAAGTGGGACTTGAGAGTATTGATGGACGAGTGAATACCAAGATAAGTGCACTGACGACAAATAGAGTAACAG ATTTGCATTATTCGTATAGAGATGTGAGAGGACAAACTGGAGAACCTATTGCCAGATTAACTCCATTGGGCTGGACCTGCATCGGAAATCCAAATGGTAATCAAGGACGTACTATTCAGACAAACTTTGTACGCACATATTTCACCCATGGTGAATCAACTTTGAAGGACATAAATGTGACACTTCGAAAGTTCTTGGAAGTTGAGAATCTCCCAAGTCTGACAGAAACTCGGACTATGTCCATCGATGATCAAGCTGCACTCAGAATGGCTGAGAGGTCATTAAAGTTGGAGAATGGTCGCTACCAAGTTGGTATTCCATGGAAAGAAAATGCACCTGAACTGCTCGACAATTATGACATGGCACTGCATCGGTTGCGGAACACAGAACAGAGACTGAAAAAGAATCAACAGATTGCAGCAGCCTATTCGGAAAATCTACGTCAATATGTTGACAAGGGATACATCCGCAAAATCGATCCGACTGAAGAGAAACCCAAGAAAATTTGGTATTTGCCACATATTCCTGTTTTACGACCTGACAAGGCCACAACAAAGACCAGAATCGTATTTGATGCATCTGCAAGACATTATGGTATCTCCTTAAATGATGTTATATATCAAGGACCCAAATTACAGCATGATCTGTTTGAAGTATTACTTCGTTTCCGAAGAAATCCAGTAGCCTTGGTTTCGGACATAGCAGAAATGTATTTAAGGATAGAAATCCCACCAGACGATCGACCCTGTCATCGATTTCTGTGGAGGGATCTAGAGGAAGATAAAGCTCCAGATGAATATGAATTCACAAGAGTTGTATTTGGAGTCAATTGTTCTCAATTTTTGGCGCAATTCGTAACGCAGACACACGCCAAAGCCCACACAGGCGAACTACCTATGGCAGCAGAGACAGTattaaaatcaacttacatggATGATAGTATGGACTCTGTTAAAACTGTCAGTGATGGTATGGAGAACTATCTGAACTGTGGTCTATGGCAGGGATGCATGCCCGAAAATGGCTGTCGAACTCGATGTTTTGGCGAAGATACCGACCAAGGACAGAGCATGCGAAGTTGA